The Peptococcaceae bacterium 1198_IL3148 genome window below encodes:
- a CDS encoding WecB/TagA/CpsF family glycosyltransferase produces the protein MRVELLGAYIDALNMEQTVDRAADFVKSGRPHHIITLNPEYLYRAQREKALLDLANSADLVTPDGTGIVWACNIAGSPVPERVTGIDLMLHLCAKGEHQGWRVFLLGAAPGVAEEAGQRLKQQHPGLTIVGTYHGYFTDSESGRIAEMIREANPHLLFVALGAPRQEQWIAKYQPQMGVPVAMGVGGSFDVVSGRKQRAPKWTQQLKIEWLYRLVKEPSRIKRQLVLPKFVMLVLKTYRLGRK, from the coding sequence TTGAGAGTAGAATTGCTAGGGGCTTATATTGATGCCCTTAATATGGAACAAACTGTAGACCGGGCGGCAGATTTTGTAAAATCCGGCCGCCCGCATCATATCATAACGCTAAACCCGGAGTATTTGTATCGGGCCCAAAGGGAGAAAGCACTGCTGGATTTAGCCAACAGCGCCGATTTGGTAACGCCGGATGGCACCGGTATTGTCTGGGCCTGCAACATCGCCGGTAGTCCGGTGCCGGAGCGGGTGACCGGCATTGATTTAATGCTACACCTTTGTGCCAAAGGCGAACACCAAGGCTGGCGGGTCTTTTTATTGGGGGCCGCACCGGGGGTGGCCGAAGAGGCTGGCCAAAGGCTAAAGCAGCAACACCCGGGCCTAACCATTGTCGGCACTTATCACGGCTATTTTACCGATAGTGAAAGTGGTCGCATTGCGGAAATGATTCGGGAGGCTAATCCCCACCTGTTGTTTGTGGCCCTAGGTGCTCCCCGGCAGGAGCAGTGGATTGCCAAGTATCAGCCCCAAATGGGGGTGCCGGTGGCCATGGGGGTAGGCGGTAGCTTTGATGTTGTGTCTGGAAGAAAGCAACGGGCACCTAAATGGACGCAACAGCTGAAAATCGAGTGGCTGTATCGATTGGTCAAGGAACCAAGCCGAATTAAACGACAATTGGTGTTACCCAAATTTGTCATGTTGGTGCTGAAAACCTATAGGTTGGGTAGAAAGTAA